The Rhododendron vialii isolate Sample 1 chromosome 8a, ASM3025357v1 genome has a window encoding:
- the LOC131336316 gene encoding uncharacterized protein LOC131336316, translating into MGSYMAADESNEDQSQWSCTLFEPIRLRANSTSVTSVGLHVFRVGDWELLLILPKHIALKGDNDLYLSARWIQGYQYLQFASCDHGDPTVGNEVFITKDGSIRIKNNYFGKFWRRSPNWIWADSDDTTTDNSDTLFSPVKVGDNVIALRNLGNANFCKRLTTEGKTSCLNAAVTTISLEARLVVEELVI; encoded by the exons ATGGGGAGTTACATGG CGGCTGATGAATCTAATGAAGACCAATCCCAATGGTCCTGTACCTTGTTCGAGCCTATTCGG CTAAGAGCAAACTCAACATCTGTTACTTCTGTTGGGCTTCATGTTTTCCGTGTTGGCGATTGGGAATTGCTGTTGATATTGCCCAAACACATCGCGCTCAAGGGGGACAACGACCTATACCTCAGCGCCCGCTGGATCCAGGGATACCAGTATCTGCAGTTCGCGTCCTGTGACCATGGAGATCCTACGGTTGGGAACGAGGTGTTCATCACTAAAGATGGAAGCATCCGCATCAAGAACAATTACTTTGGCAAATTCTGGAGGCGCAGTCCTAATTGGATCTGGGCGGACTCAGACGACACCACCACCGACAACTCGGACACTTTGTTCTCCCCCGTAAAAGTTGGTGACAACGTCATCGCTCTCCGCAATTTGGGTAATGCCAATTTCTGCAAGAGGCTCACCACCGAGGGCAAGACGAGTTGTCTCAATGCTGCAGTAACCACGATTTCCCTGGAGGCACGCTTGGTGGTTGAAGAGCTTGTTATCTGA
- the LOC131336317 gene encoding uncharacterized protein LOC131336317 translates to MVTKTATNDTQESNTATLSLVRKETKSSTCNASVSLKLGVTTTITTGIPLIAKGEIEVSTEFSSEYQWGNTVTTETEVESVYTITVPPMSKVTVSLLATQGTCVVPFSYTQRDTLMSGEQVVYNKDDGVYTRINSFNFFYETKQENL, encoded by the coding sequence ATGGTAACTAAAACTGCCACTAACGATACACAAGAATCCAACACTGCAACACTGAGCCTCGTGCGTAAAGAGACTAAGAGCAGTACTTGTAATGCCAGCGTTTCTTTGAAGTTAGGCGTGACAACAACTATAACAACGGGCATTCCACTCATCGCAAAGGGAGAGATAGAAGTTTCGACTGAGTTTTCCTCAGAATACCAGTGGGGCAATACTGTGACAACAGAGACCGAAGTGGAGAGCGTGTACACGATCACCGTGCCGCCAATGAGCAAGGTCACGGTAAGTCTCCTAGCGACACAGGGTACATGCGTCGTTCCATTTTCTTATACTCAGCGCGACACGCTTATGAGCGGCGAGCAAGTTGTCTACAACAAGGATGATGGCGTTTACACTCGCATCAACAGCTTCAACTTCTTCTAcgaaaccaaacaagaaaatcTGTGA